A part of Pseudomonas sp. HR96 genomic DNA contains:
- the rutD gene encoding pyrimidine utilization protein D — protein MPSIITNGIRTQYQLTGNGPALVLVSGLGGTGAYWQPQVAALAQDFTVLTYDQRGAGRSEHPAHPYSIEQLADDLLALITALGLQRPVLIGHSTGGAIGQVLAAREPQLLAGMVQYASWAKSDAHFNWCFRMRRALLEGASLEEYVHGSALFLYPPEHVRANAEQLSPALLASVANFPARETVLRRIDAIMAHDASAVLASIRIPVLVTCAEDDILTPPYQSRLLAEGIAGSELRIVAKGGHSFSETETATFNGLVVDFLARLDLAVPSTPVI, from the coding sequence ATGCCGAGCATCATCACCAATGGAATCCGCACGCAGTACCAGCTGACCGGCAACGGCCCGGCGCTGGTGCTGGTGTCGGGGCTGGGCGGCACCGGCGCCTACTGGCAGCCGCAGGTCGCGGCCCTGGCCCAGGATTTCACGGTGCTGACCTATGACCAGCGCGGCGCCGGCCGCTCCGAGCACCCCGCCCACCCTTACAGCATCGAACAGCTGGCCGACGATCTGCTCGCGCTGATCACCGCCCTGGGCCTGCAGAGGCCGGTGCTGATCGGCCATTCCACCGGCGGTGCCATCGGCCAGGTGCTGGCGGCGCGCGAACCGCAGCTGCTGGCCGGCATGGTGCAGTACGCCAGTTGGGCCAAATCCGATGCCCATTTCAACTGGTGCTTTCGCATGCGCCGGGCCCTGCTCGAAGGCGCCTCGCTGGAGGAGTACGTGCACGGCAGCGCATTGTTCCTGTACCCGCCAGAGCATGTGCGGGCCAACGCCGAACAACTGTCGCCGGCGCTGCTGGCTTCGGTGGCGAACTTCCCGGCCCGCGAGACCGTGCTGCGGCGCATCGACGCGATCATGGCCCACGACGCCAGTGCGGTGCTGGCCAGCATCCGCATTCCGGTGCTGGTGACCTGTGCCGAGGACGACATCCTCACCCCGCCCTACCAGTCGCGACTGCTCGCCGAAGGCATCGCCGGCAGTGAGCTGCGCATCGTCGCCAAGGGCGGCCATAGCTTCTCGGAAACCGAGACCGCGACCTTCAACGGCCTGGTCGTCGATTTTCTCGCGCGCCTCGACCTGGCCGTCCCTTCTACGCCCGTTATCTGA
- a CDS encoding LLM class flavin-dependent oxidoreductase, producing the protein MSAHDNTQVEFGVFLPVGNGGWITSTTSPQLPATYDYNKQVTILAEDLGFDFALSMAKWRGYGGPSQHWDVTLESLTTMAGLAEATSRIGVWGTVHTMVFHPAVVAKMSAVLDQISKGRFGLNIVSGSNPTDQGQMGLWQDLDHAERYEMAEEWLTVLKRLWVEDRVDHKGKHYELTDCMSNPKPLSPPPIICAGASDRGFLFTIDNCTGSFMLGSDHDDFIKTGLRAKELAAQQGKPEFKTYGLFTIVPGATDAEARERVALYDAGVDTIALDNQTREYSGDKSFKQNTMAQRFVSQGEQRNSMTRAALVGSPETIGNKLAEIVKGARLDGVTVIVPDFIDDLRTVGTEVLEVLELNGVQTHARAHQKASR; encoded by the coding sequence ATGAGTGCCCATGACAACACCCAGGTGGAATTCGGCGTCTTCCTGCCGGTTGGCAACGGCGGCTGGATCACCTCCACCACCAGCCCGCAACTGCCGGCCACTTACGACTACAACAAGCAGGTGACGATCCTGGCTGAAGACCTGGGCTTCGACTTCGCCCTGTCGATGGCCAAGTGGCGTGGCTACGGCGGCCCCTCGCAGCATTGGGACGTGACCCTGGAAAGCCTCACCACCATGGCCGGCCTGGCCGAAGCCACCTCGCGCATCGGCGTGTGGGGCACGGTGCACACCATGGTCTTCCACCCGGCCGTGGTGGCGAAGATGTCGGCGGTGCTCGACCAGATCTCCAAAGGCCGCTTCGGGCTCAATATCGTCTCCGGCTCCAACCCCACCGATCAGGGCCAGATGGGCCTGTGGCAGGACCTCGACCACGCCGAACGCTACGAAATGGCCGAGGAATGGCTGACTGTGCTCAAGCGCCTGTGGGTCGAGGACCGCGTCGACCACAAGGGCAAGCACTACGAGTTGACCGACTGCATGTCCAACCCCAAGCCGCTGAGCCCGCCGCCGATCATCTGCGCCGGCGCCTCGGACCGTGGCTTCCTGTTCACCATCGACAACTGCACCGGCAGCTTCATGCTCGGCTCCGACCACGACGACTTCATCAAGACCGGCCTGCGCGCCAAGGAGCTGGCCGCTCAGCAAGGCAAGCCCGAGTTCAAGACCTACGGCCTGTTCACCATTGTCCCCGGCGCCACCGATGCCGAGGCCCGTGAACGGGTGGCGCTGTATGACGCAGGCGTCGACACCATCGCCCTGGACAACCAGACCCGCGAATACTCCGGCGACAAGAGTTTCAAGCAGAACACCATGGCCCAGCGCTTCGTCTCCCAGGGCGAGCAGCGCAACTCGATGACCCGCGCCGCGCTGGTCGGCTCGCCCGAGACCATCGGCAACAAGCTCGCCGAGATCGTCAAGGGCGCACGCCTGGACGGCGTCACGGTGATCGTCCCGGACTTCATCGACGACCTGCGCACGGTGGGCACCGAGGTGCTCGAGGTGCTCGAACTCAATGGCGTGCAGACCCACGCACGCGCTCACCAGAAGGCCAGCCGCTGA
- a CDS encoding RidA family protein codes for MPTGPFNATGLKRQSYYNHAVVRVGQPVFLTGQVAWDAEGEVLGKGDIEAQAQQIWANIGLALADLGVGPEAVVKLTTYALSRESIPALHRARAAFFAGCDLPASTFVVVAGLADPLLLAEIDVTLILPLD; via the coding sequence ATGCCTACCGGACCGTTCAACGCCACTGGCCTCAAGCGCCAGAGCTACTACAACCACGCCGTGGTGCGGGTCGGCCAGCCGGTGTTCCTGACCGGCCAGGTGGCCTGGGACGCCGAAGGCGAAGTGCTCGGCAAGGGTGACATCGAAGCCCAGGCGCAGCAGATCTGGGCCAACATCGGCCTGGCCCTGGCCGACCTCGGCGTCGGCCCCGAAGCGGTGGTCAAGCTGACCACCTATGCGTTGTCCCGCGAGAGCATCCCTGCATTGCACAGGGCCCGCGCGGCGTTCTTTGCCGGGTGCGATCTGCCGGCCAGCACCTTCGTGGTGGTGGCCGGCCTGGCCGACCCGCTGCTGCTCGCCGAAATCGATGTGACCTTGATCCTGCCGCTGGACTGA
- a CDS encoding BMP family protein encodes MTVQTMFALAVTATLASASLLATAPAEAAEAPRVAALFTQTVTQGGWDGAGYTGFKAMAEQQGFKPSYLEHTSYEAAPAALRQLAADGVKLIIAHSSGYSAAIKEVAPAYPKTQFVLYSYEGSTANLANYSAWSVDWDEYGFVLGALAAASSKTGHIAVIGGEPIPSAERAIQFIKKGALYVNPKVQVDTAYVGSFVDVARAKEITTGVIARGVDFVIPSADTADAGTQQAADEEGAMTIGSYTDQAKAYPQSVVTSTVMNFDKSYADIGKAYAAGQLGNHIVTENLASNGWSLTLPFAHVGSEVQAKVVAVMTDLKAGKIKIEE; translated from the coding sequence ATGACGGTTCAAACGATGTTCGCCCTCGCTGTCACCGCCACCCTCGCCAGCGCCAGCCTGCTGGCCACGGCGCCTGCCGAAGCCGCCGAAGCGCCGCGCGTGGCCGCCCTGTTCACCCAGACCGTCACCCAGGGCGGCTGGGACGGCGCCGGTTACACCGGCTTCAAGGCCATGGCCGAGCAGCAGGGTTTCAAGCCCAGCTATCTGGAACACACCTCCTATGAAGCCGCGCCGGCGGCCCTGCGTCAGCTGGCCGCCGACGGCGTCAAGCTGATCATCGCGCATTCCTCCGGCTACTCGGCGGCGATCAAGGAAGTGGCCCCGGCCTACCCCAAGACCCAGTTCGTGCTGTATTCGTATGAAGGCTCCACCGCCAACCTGGCCAACTATTCGGCCTGGTCGGTGGACTGGGATGAATACGGCTTCGTGCTCGGTGCCCTGGCAGCCGCTTCGAGCAAGACCGGGCACATCGCGGTGATCGGCGGCGAACCGATTCCCTCGGCCGAACGCGCCATCCAGTTCATCAAGAAAGGCGCGCTGTACGTCAACCCCAAGGTGCAGGTCGACACCGCCTACGTCGGCTCCTTCGTCGACGTGGCGCGGGCCAAGGAGATCACCACCGGGGTCATCGCCCGCGGCGTGGACTTCGTGATTCCGTCGGCCGACACCGCCGACGCCGGCACCCAGCAGGCCGCCGACGAAGAAGGCGCGATGACCATCGGTTCCTACACCGACCAGGCCAAGGCCTACCCGCAGTCGGTGGTGACCTCCACGGTGATGAACTTCGACAAGTCCTACGCCGACATTGGCAAGGCCTACGCCGCCGGCCAGCTGGGCAACCACATCGTCACCGAGAACCTGGCCTCCAACGGCTGGTCGCTGACCCTGCCCTTCGCCCACGTCGGCAGCGAGGTGCAGGCCAAGGTGGTGGCCGTCATGACCGACCTCAAGGCCGGCAAGATCAAGATCGAAGAGTGA
- a CDS encoding ABC transporter ATP-binding protein, with product MPAPVIALDHVSKRYPNGFLALERVSLAFHAGEIHALLGENGAGKSTLMNILYGVHEPSEGGVLMDARQVLHRRPADAIANGIGMVHQHFKLVLPFTVAENLALVAKGARRQALRRKADVRAFMQGLGVDLDPDAVVGRLPLALQQRVEILKALVNDSRVLLLDEPSTILTPSEIVNLYATLRLIARRGTAVAVVTHNVDEVLAHVDRYTVLRRGRNNGTGLIADTSAAQLVERIVGHAVSNDPRIGAQRQPGRERLRLAQVSLQPSSGSPGLHSLDLSLHAGEVVGVAGVEGNGQTELFELLAGQRLSETGQLQRSDDQVTVALVPQDRHQQGLSLDLSVAQNLLYPRIMAGQYRRAGLLDHSAIGAQASGMIDASDIRTHSPASPARSLSGGNQQKIVVARALDQAAAVVVVYQPTRGLDVAAAEAVLTRLAAAADAGTCVVVISSNIEELIRVSDRILVMNAGRITGSVQGAEMTVQAIGPLMTQGRSCPAPSPELEPVDV from the coding sequence ATGCCCGCCCCGGTGATCGCCCTGGACCACGTGTCCAAACGCTACCCCAACGGCTTTCTCGCCCTGGAGCGGGTTTCGCTGGCTTTTCACGCCGGCGAAATCCACGCCTTGCTCGGCGAGAACGGCGCGGGTAAGTCGACCTTGATGAACATCCTTTATGGCGTCCACGAGCCCAGCGAAGGCGGCGTGCTGATGGACGCCCGCCAGGTGCTGCATCGGCGGCCCGCCGACGCCATTGCCAATGGCATCGGCATGGTCCACCAGCATTTCAAGCTGGTGCTGCCGTTCACCGTCGCCGAAAACCTCGCGCTGGTGGCCAAGGGCGCCCGCCGCCAGGCGCTGCGCCGCAAGGCCGATGTGCGCGCCTTCATGCAGGGCTTGGGCGTCGACCTGGACCCCGACGCGGTGGTCGGTCGCCTGCCACTGGCCCTGCAACAACGGGTGGAAATCCTCAAGGCGCTGGTCAACGACAGCCGCGTGCTGCTGCTCGACGAGCCCTCGACCATTCTCACCCCCAGCGAGATCGTCAACCTCTACGCCACGCTGCGCTTGATCGCCCGGCGCGGCACGGCGGTAGCGGTGGTCACCCACAACGTCGACGAAGTACTGGCCCACGTCGACCGCTACACCGTGTTGCGTCGTGGCCGCAACAACGGCACCGGCCTGATCGCCGACACCAGCGCCGCGCAGTTGGTGGAGCGCATCGTCGGCCATGCCGTGAGCAACGACCCACGCATCGGTGCCCAGCGCCAGCCTGGGCGCGAGCGGCTGCGCCTGGCACAGGTGTCGTTGCAACCGAGCAGCGGTTCGCCAGGCCTGCACAGCCTCGACCTGAGCCTGCACGCCGGCGAAGTGGTCGGCGTGGCCGGGGTCGAGGGCAACGGCCAGACCGAGCTGTTCGAGCTGCTGGCCGGCCAGCGCCTGTCCGAGACCGGGCAGTTGCAGCGCAGCGACGACCAGGTGACGGTCGCGTTGGTGCCCCAGGACCGCCATCAGCAAGGGCTGTCGCTGGACCTGTCGGTGGCGCAGAACCTGCTCTACCCGCGGATCATGGCCGGCCAGTACCGTCGCGCCGGGCTGCTCGACCACAGCGCCATCGGTGCCCAGGCCAGCGGCATGATCGACGCCTCGGACATTCGTACCCATTCACCCGCCAGCCCGGCGCGGTCATTGTCCGGCGGCAATCAGCAAAAGATCGTGGTAGCCCGCGCCCTCGACCAGGCCGCTGCCGTGGTGGTGGTCTACCAGCCCACCCGCGGGCTGGACGTCGCCGCCGCCGAGGCGGTGCTGACGCGCCTGGCCGCCGCGGCCGACGCCGGCACCTGCGTGGTGGTCATCTCCTCGAACATCGAGGAACTGATTCGCGTCTCGGACCGCATCCTGGTCATGAACGCCGGGCGCATCACCGGCAGCGTTCAGGGCGCCGAAATGACGGTACAGGCCATCGGCCCGTTGATGACCCAGGGCCGCAGCTGCCCTGCCCCTTCCCCCGAACTGGAGCCTGTCGATGTCTGA
- a CDS encoding ABC transporter permease, whose amino-acid sequence MSEPVQSLPGSPLLELRRLLARFSLPLSLKVTLAAFIGSLVLGLGLIACLGFPLLAAIRVALDGSFGDARAIADTLVFMTPRLLVALGALVAIRGGLFNLGGEGQLQMGAMGAMLPYLAFGDIGVALLPLAIISGALCGALWGVIPAVLKLWRGADEIIVTLLMNFIAIYWVKYLVQGPMRPSGSTFNMSAQLPKAGVFLPLLDGTRLHLGVLLAVLIALAVWVMLQHTAFGLRLRASGQSPGFVRLQGQSAGQMIVSSMAISGAIGGLAGAFEVLGVQYRLIDGFSSGLGFEGLAVAFLAGLEPFGALLVSLYFGAINNAALALQTSLSIPSALADVLSGLPIVLLAVISGVLLSKGRSVWTSTR is encoded by the coding sequence ATGTCTGAACCCGTTCAATCGCTGCCGGGCTCGCCGCTGCTCGAACTGCGCCGGCTGCTGGCCCGCTTCAGCCTGCCCCTGTCACTCAAGGTCACCCTGGCCGCCTTCATCGGCTCGCTGGTGCTGGGCCTGGGCCTGATCGCCTGCCTGGGGTTTCCCCTGCTGGCGGCAATCCGCGTGGCGCTCGACGGCTCCTTCGGCGACGCCCGGGCCATCGCCGACACCCTGGTGTTCATGACCCCGCGGCTGCTGGTGGCGCTCGGCGCGCTGGTGGCGATTCGCGGCGGCCTGTTCAACCTCGGCGGCGAAGGCCAACTGCAGATGGGCGCCATGGGCGCCATGCTGCCGTACCTGGCCTTCGGCGACATCGGCGTGGCCTTGCTGCCGCTGGCAATCATCAGTGGCGCGCTGTGCGGGGCGCTGTGGGGGGTGATCCCGGCCGTGCTCAAGCTGTGGCGCGGCGCCGACGAAATCATCGTCACGCTGCTGATGAACTTCATCGCCATCTACTGGGTGAAGTACCTGGTGCAAGGACCGATGCGCCCGTCGGGCTCGACCTTCAACATGTCGGCGCAACTGCCCAAGGCCGGCGTCTTCCTGCCGCTGCTCGACGGCACTCGCCTGCACCTGGGCGTGCTGCTGGCGGTGCTGATCGCGCTGGCGGTGTGGGTGATGCTGCAGCACACCGCCTTCGGCCTCAGGCTGCGGGCCAGCGGCCAGAGCCCCGGGTTCGTCCGCCTGCAAGGGCAATCGGCGGGCCAGATGATCGTGTCCAGCATGGCCATTTCCGGGGCCATCGGCGGCCTCGCCGGCGCCTTCGAGGTGCTCGGCGTGCAGTACCGCCTGATTGACGGCTTCTCCTCCGGCCTGGGCTTCGAAGGGTTGGCCGTGGCCTTTCTGGCCGGGCTGGAGCCCTTCGGCGCGCTGCTGGTGTCGCTGTATTTCGGCGCCATCAACAACGCCGCGCTGGCCTTGCAGACCTCGCTGTCGATCCCCTCGGCGCTGGCCGACGTGCTCAGCGGCCTGCCCATTGTGCTGCTGGCGGTGATCAGCGGCGTCCTGCTCAGCAAAGGGAGGTCCGTATGGACATCAACTCGGTAA
- a CDS encoding ABC transporter permease, with protein sequence MDINSVTLALFLAGGVRLCVPVLLAALGELVSERAGVFTIGLEGLMLFGAVSSAVGLAATGSPVAALLLGMLGGLLAAALLALGTVLGRANQIVMGIGFNLVAIGVTSLVRQVVLVHAPAAGSMRSVTMLKIPGLADIPVLGRALFSQSPVFYAAVLLAVVLWLVLRYSRLGLLLRGAGENAAALDAAGQPVLGLRFGAALFTGLLAGLGGSYLCIVASGGTFIDNMTSGRGYLAIAIAIFARWMPLRTLLVALALGLLEALQFQGQYLGIDIPAPLLMATPFVVALLAWIVMGRAGAAPADLGKPFLRGQH encoded by the coding sequence ATGGACATCAACTCGGTAACCCTCGCCCTGTTTCTCGCCGGTGGTGTGCGCCTGTGCGTGCCGGTGCTGCTGGCCGCCCTCGGCGAGCTGGTGTCGGAGCGCGCCGGTGTGTTCACCATCGGCCTGGAAGGGCTGATGCTGTTCGGCGCGGTGTCTTCGGCGGTGGGCCTGGCGGCCACCGGCTCGCCGGTCGCCGCCCTGCTGCTGGGCATGCTCGGTGGCCTGCTGGCTGCCGCCCTGCTGGCGCTCGGCACGGTGCTGGGGCGGGCCAACCAGATCGTCATGGGCATCGGCTTCAACCTGGTCGCCATCGGCGTCACCTCGCTGGTGCGCCAGGTGGTGCTGGTGCATGCGCCGGCGGCCGGTTCCATGCGCTCGGTGACGATGCTGAAAATTCCTGGCCTGGCCGACATCCCGGTCCTGGGCCGCGCACTGTTCTCTCAGAGCCCGGTGTTCTATGCCGCCGTGCTGCTGGCCGTGGTGCTGTGGCTGGTGTTGCGCTACAGCCGCCTCGGCCTGCTGCTGCGCGGCGCGGGCGAAAACGCCGCAGCCCTGGACGCCGCCGGCCAGCCAGTACTGGGCCTGCGCTTTGGCGCCGCGCTGTTCACCGGCCTGCTGGCGGGCCTGGGCGGCAGCTACCTGTGCATCGTCGCCTCGGGCGGCACCTTCATCGACAACATGACCTCGGGGCGCGGCTACCTGGCCATCGCCATCGCCATCTTCGCCCGCTGGATGCCCCTGCGCACCTTGCTGGTGGCCCTGGCCCTGGGCCTGCTCGAAGCCCTGCAGTTTCAAGGGCAGTACCTGGGCATCGACATTCCCGCCCCGCTGTTGATGGCCACGCCCTTCGTGGTCGCGCTGCTGGCCTGGATCGTCATGGGCCGCGCCGGCGCAGCGCCGGCCGACCTGGGCAAACCCTTCCTGCGCGGCCAGCACTGA